ttcatgcaaGTGAAGttgaaatctttttaaatatttttttgaatgagagTTTCAGCCACTTTTATCAGCATTTTGTTTGGCTTAGATTAGAAGATGCACTTTAGACGTCCCtatttttggaataaattaataatgagtTCATTGAACTATTAGTTCTTATCAATtcattatgtgaaaaattcgtATAAAAGGAAATTAACTTTAGTTTTAGTTTTACAGTCGTCTCTAGTCTGCCGTAGAGTGACAAGATGAGGTTCGTTCTTTCGAGTGCATTGATTGCAGCTGCAATTGCTCTCTGTTTGTCTTTGAGTCCACTACCGCCAAAACCATCACCGACAGGATCTCAGTTAGTTCAAGTGGATCAAGACACTGTTTGCTTCCGCACTGCTTTATACAGCTTTTGGCAACTATCAAGACGCGATCAACAAACTCTTTGCGATACTTTGAAGCCGACAAATCCCTTGCTACCAAACAGAATTTTGGTTCCGCCAACGGATCCCGTATATCCTCCTGTAGTGCCTCCAACTGATCCAGTTTACCCACCACCGACGCATCCAGTTTATCCTCCAGTTGTGCCACCAACTGATCCAGTTTATCCTCCACCACCAACCGTATATCCTCCACCACCAACCGTATATCCTCCACCACCAACCGTATATCCTCCACCACCAACTGTATATCCTCCACCACCAACCGTATACCCTCCACCACCAACCGTATATCCACCGCCAACCGTATATCCACCGCCAACCGTATACCCACCACCAACAGTTTATCCCCCAGTTTATCCTCCAGTAGTAGTTGATCCTCCAACGACGACAACTACAACCACTACGACTACTCCCCCGCCACCAACGACCACAACGAAAGACCCAGTCACTGATCCCTTGATCGGTTGCTTCCAAAATAAACCTGATAAACCCTTATTCCAACAACAAGTTATCTTGGGTGACCAAACTACCGTTAATTACTGTATTTCAGCATGCGCTCAGCAAGGTTTCGCCTATGCTGGATTGTCGAATGGCAACGAATGTTGGTGCGGAAATGATTTAGGCGAAGATTACACTTTCGTAGATCAAGGTCAATGTAATGTTGATTGCAGAGGAGATCCGAGCTACAAATGCGGCGGCTATTGGTTCTTAATGATTTATCGAACAGGAGTCTTAGTAAACTTGATCGATTCAAAAGTTACTCCtaataaatatgttttgcAAGCTGAATTCAATTGAAGACTAGAgagataaaaagttaaaataaaattttgaaatatggaattttcaaaatataagcAATAAATGAATGTTGAAAGCATTTTCAAGTAAACTTCAgttttttattctataaaaaattctttgatttcaacttttttttaagccaaaaatcgtcattttatgaacaaaaagcatacttttaaattttcgcagcagaaaaaaattttgtaaatgaaaatttttgaaaaaacattaaagatttttaataattcagcatcttatcaatataaatttatttttaaaacttcagaTTTGATTTAGAAATGAGTGTAGTACATTGAAAGGACCAAAGtaataaatcgcacaaatgcatACAATGACCTAAAAGCTAAGTTTCTAAGTTtcaccaaaaacaaaatttcaatttttttgagtttcttatgctttgttaaaaaatcaacaacacTTTAAAATTGGAAGACCTTGAAAATTAAGTTATGCGATTTATCACATTTATCGACACTAAATTGGTCAAATTAAGCTCTAAAAGtccaaatagaaaatttttctgattattAAATCCCATAGAATAACTTAAGAAAAGAATTTAGTAACTTGAGAACcaagaaattacaaaatattaagtaaCATTAcctatttcatttcattctaGTTTTAGATTTAAgtgaatggaaaatttccaaaaatatcttatcatttttattagacACATATAAGCGAAAACTAATGTTTGATAGACacttgtcattaaaaaaatgaagaaccTTTGATAAGATATTATTAAgaaagtaaatttatattatgatCTTCTAAATTTAGAATCCAgtgaatggaaaatttccaaaaatttcttatcactttcatAGCATTTCAAGTCAATATTTGATAGAGATTTGTCTTCGGAAAAGTTCAatgatctaaatttattttttattacataaaatttagtttgataataaattatttcagtttttttttctaattttagaaaagtcaatggaaaattttcaaaatttcttatcgtATCATTcttattatgtaaatttaatcgaaaactAATtgtttgacatagttttgtctttaaaaaaaagttcagtgATCTCTCTTTGTTTTATGctcttttttgtttcaaaacgTCTTAATTCTTATCACTACAAATAATGTCATTTGTCCTTAGCTATAAAATTAGacgaatttcatttaaaaatttcagtcttCATCATTCTTTTGTACATTGAACATCAGTATGAAGTTCTTGCTCATCACCGCATTGGTGGCTTCGGCACTCTCTGGATCTTTTGGTGAGTCTCCTCTACCCAATCCATACCGCGACCAACCTCAACTCGTTCACGTGCCACACGGAACTGTCTGCTTCCGCACTGCTTTGTACAACTTCCAACAATTGTCTCGTCACGATCAACAAACCATCTGCAACACCTTGACAACAACCAACCGAGTCCTTGTTGATCCTCCATACGTTCTTCCACCACAACAAAGAATCCTCGTCGATCCTCCGTATGTCGTTCAACCTCCCGTTGTTCAGCCACCCGTTGTTCAACCTCCCGTTGTTCAACCACCACCAGTTGTTCAACCCACGCAACCTCCACCAACAACGACAACACCCGCTCCCAAACACACCGCTGGAAAATACCTTGGTTGCTTCAAAGACACCTGGGAACGCAGCTTGAAGAAACCAATTCTCTTGGGCGACGGAACTTCCGTTGAAAATTGTATCGCTGCTTGTCGCAAGGAAGGCTTTGTCTACGCTGGCGCTGAGAACGGCAACGAATGCTTCTGCGGAAATGACTATCCCGATCCAACGAAATGGCCCAAATTGGACGAAAAGGTCTCATGTAACGTTGACTGCCGCGCCGACAAGAAGGTCAAATGCGGTGGTTACTGGACGAGCTCAATTTATGAGACTGGAGTTGAAagtaagtaacaaaaaaaaaatttcaagtctttttttttattcaaaaaaaatttttttttttagtaactaGACGTGAATCATAAAACTCAAGCAAAGAACgaatcacacacacacaaaatctgATAATTACACTAGATACAACAGAAAACTTTCAACGCTGATGAAATCTTTAGTTAGTTCAAGAAGAATGTTATAATAATTGATTATGATTGCTTCTTGGCACGAATAGAGTTCTTCTGAAGTAAAAGCACTTTATAACAAATTCAAACAGTTTTTATTACTTCGTTTTATCCTCATTATTACTCTATGACAccacaaacaaataataacgtaaataaacaaatagatTAACTTGACCTCACGATCAACGAGAAACAGAACTAATTACAccacgacaaaaaaaacaacagtTTAACAGCTGACTGAGATCACTTGTGTTCTGttcgtttcaatttttccaacaCTTAGCACTTGAaaggtgaaatatttttaatgacttcCTATTAGCTATCAGATCGATCGACacatatttgatttatttttgtttcttttcgtCGTTAAAGACCGAGCGAAAGAAAGGAGACTTTTTTGTCTTCATGCCATGAagccataaaattttaataaattacggtttttaatgatgattagACAAGTTTTGTTgcattgcattaaaaaaaaattaacggttcttaaggtaaatatttttgtactttcCCTTTGCTTGATTGTGTTTACTTTACTTTGcgattagagaaaaaaagaaacgggAGAAAGAGAGAAGAATTAATCTGGTAAGGaagcaaaattaattctatttgACGTTCCACTGTGTTGCAACATGCGCATGAAGTGTTTTTCGTGTAACTACTGTGTGCTGCCTCTCGTCTGCATGTCGAACACAACGAAGAAGCAAAACGAGATGAAAGATAAATATCAACAGCCAGCATCGCGCTGGCAACATCATATTCATTAATTACAACTTTGCGATGCACAATCAGTTGCCTTCGTTAATGATATGCTTATAAACTCTTTTCTCTCGTACAATTGGCTGTTGGCAAGAGCGATCTAGATGCCTGACtattaaaaagttactttaaaGTGTGTGCTGCTAAAACAACTCTATTTATAttagaaaatgagaaaagtaTAGAGAAGAGAGGAAAGAGTACATCATTAGAATGATGTGGGTCAGTAGTGTGGCTAATAGTTAATATAAAGGCTTAATGATAATCAATGTTacggtttattttatttattttagtgtttgaaattttatacaatttcgCCAGAGAGATTTAGCGATATTATTgcattttgcactttttcctTTCCATTTTCGAGAACACTACAATAATTATTGCATGTTGCTCTCATTTTGAACTGTTTTAATGCGTTTTCGtctgttaataaataaacaggtAAAGGCAAAATGAATATAAAGTCAATctgtgagaaaaaacaaactgaaactttagatttttttatttcgatgaAACTTGAATAAAGATCGTATTTTCaatctaacaatttttaagaatcttTAAATATACTGCAATCTTAGTCaacatcatatttttattcaattaataacctttcttttatttttaaaacgtttctctaaaaaaaaaaacttaacaatGTCTGTCTAAACTGCACagtaaaaaacaactttttggcGCAAAACGTGgttaatcaaattattgtcTTTTTTGAAGCAAGTTTGGGAATGAATGGTTTTTGGTACatccattcaaaaaataataaaaaaatttacccaaactttgatttttgaattttttaaggatttttttatttcttttctcaaatttttcgtctcaagtagttttttttttatcataaaacatATACTCGCATATACCTTTAAGCATTACGCtgatttttgcaaaaagattaaaaaaaccttgaattttaaatgaaatatctgCATCTTCGTTAGTTAACATCTAATTCTAACGTCTTACCatattattgcatttttttctttttttttttttgtaaataagaaaattaatatttattcaattataccTATGCAACCTCAATTCAAGTTTCAATTCAAAGAGACAcaaaagaagaataaaaaaaattctctggcAAATGTCATGTCACCGTCACGGAACCCAGTTGATTCTTTTACAAATCACAACATTAACATCATAATTGTCtcgtcttaattttttcttcgtcatttCTACGTTTCTTGCATTATTATCAtcgagaagtaaaaaaaaagtttgcatcgtaatttttacaattaaattaaaataatgttatcTGTCCTCTCTTCTTCGTTATTGTTTGTCttacattatttttctgtTCTAGATTTGCTACAATTTTCGTTAGTTGTTGTATTAGTTGTTCATAATGGCCATTATTAAATAGTGTAGACTTAGTTAATACAGATGTGTAGAAGAAAAGTGAGCAAAGCACTTAAGTTTGGTCTACTTTCTCAtagtaaacttttaatttagaggtaagacaaacaacaacaacgacgacgacacacgtttatgtaatttaaaatgtttatttattattgttatgttgtaaaattatgtagagttataaataaaatgtagcgATTTATGGATAAAAGCAGACGTGAAATTGGTTGTTAcactgtttgttgttttttttttgtggaaaattaagTCGACTGGCACATCGAACGAGATTACGCACCGTTTTATGTTACACTTAATTATTAGCTTTTAACCTTATGGGAAATTCAaacgatttttattgtttacccAAAAAAACCCGTTGTTCAATGATCGACTGGACAATGATCTCCATCTCATCCGCAAGCTCGAATGGCAGCCGCCTTCGACTGCAACCTACGTGGAAGTTATTTAAGGGCGTTCCCTTATCGTTctaggcaaaaaataaaattattgacccACTTtggcaataaaatttcaaattagagttaaatttgttattttgcatgcatttgaacaacaaaaaacgacacaaaaatgaATCGTGACTTATTACTAAACTTGAAAGATTTATAGACAGAAGTGCATGTTTCgttaaattaaatgcaaaaaggGAAATCAGGTTGATTCTCACACATCTCGCACCAACTAACTACCTTAACAAAGAACATTCTGCGCAATTTGTTGGGGATTGCGAAAGATGAAAAAGTGACACGAGCAGAGGTTTTATCACTGTATTTATTCGCTCAAGGCAAAACAGTTTAGtgtgaattttaaagaaataaataagaaataaacatttattgctCAATTTTGCAACCTGATCATGACGTCGATTGGATTCGATCAGCCTAATGAATAGTGGACGAACAACGCCCAAAAGTATCATGTCGATATTCAAAGTGGGTCAATTTCAGTTCTATCTCAAAGTGCAAAGATCGCAGATAAACTGTCGTGTTTCGAAGATAAACGATGTTAAAGGTAATCGAATTACATAATTTATCTAAAGCATCATTGAAAGCTTAACAGGtgcagaaatttttcttcttcgcttaaagaaaagaaagagagGCACAACAGGTTGTTAAAACTGTTTGGTTCGGAACGTTATGATTTCGCAACAATAATAGggcattaaaattaacattttttaatataaacatCACAATGGAGCGATTTTTTTCGGAAGGTGAATGTAATAATGATCAAGATCAAGCAACACATGAAGTGAATATCGCACCAAGCAAGCCATAAGGAAAAAGACTGAAACAATAGATTTGGAATTTATTACCTACTGACagtataataaaaagttgtgaCCTTTTGTTTCGTGCGCCCGCCATCCATGCCGTATATGCCGTTGCATGAGAATTATCAGAACATAAAGTGAGATAATGTGGCTTGTGTCCAACATAATAATGGAGCAATTgtgttttattcaaatttgttgACGCTAAAAAGGCAAACAATAAAACGAATAAATCTTCGTCGCAATTTGTTCCTGATAGAACGGTTGAGATGCAAAGCGGAATTGTTGAAGATGATGCTACTTCACATTGTTCGGGTGCGTTGAAGCTTGTGACACGTCAATGTAGGTAAGTAAACCGTTGGCTTTTTCGGCATTTTATGATCCCATTGGCTACTGTTCAGGAAGTTGGTTGCTTAATCATTCATAAACGAAAGATAACCCCGCAGTAACTATTTGCCTTTGAATGATGAAATCAACTTgttcttcataaaaatcgtTGCACTTGACTTTTCTTGCCTCACAGCAACTTGCATCTATGTAAATCTCTGTGTCTATGGTcgttataacattttttattattgttatagttgattgaattttttctttcattcctCCTAGTCATTACTTATCtcgcattattattacatttttttatgattttttttgttgtactgTTACAAGTACAGTAACGAGTGTACAAGAAAGTTCAAATCGGTAAAAAAGCATTTTGATgcgtaaaaaatcaataattgtgTTCGTTTTGTTGTCTTATGAtctcacaaaaattcaatttttgatataactattttttaatccgTTTAGAAGatcttttgttattaatttaaaagttcaagTTTATCCTATTTAACTTAGTCTCGCCGCTTTATTgattatgttttaaaatttacacaacaaaatttaaagctccatttgaaattctttaaatattgttgtttaattgattgatgtttttaaaattgccTTAAAAAGAAGATTTAGAATAAAGTCAGACGGAAATATGGTAAATTATTAGGAAGTTTTTAAGCATAGAATTGTTTATCGATCATCACACCTCGATTGAGAGAAAACTACGAAACGCACAAAAAGGCATTCAAACGACAAAACAGTAATTATATGGTCggtgatttattattattctttattCTTTTGGTCGCGTTCAAGTGTTGAATGTTCATGTTTCACCGCATTTATTTAACTTCAGGTGGCGAGTGCTCTGATCTAGTTCtcgatatttatttagtttgctTACGCGTGTTTATTTGCTTGAGTGATTTTGAAAATCTCAATTGACAATCTTCTTCGTCTTTATTTGTTAGAgctaaaattgtttatttgttgaatGAGTTTTCTTATTGAGAGTGAATGTAGCACCAGAGAAATTTTGCGCAAAATGTATATAGCACCGAAAAAGGTGCGCAAGTATATATGTAGAGTAcctattttagaatttttgatctTAGTTTTTGATGACTCCCAATATTTGAatgatattttcaacttttttttttggggtttaaatttttatttaataaactcAGATTTTCGAATTACACTTGCTTTAAAAAGCATATACTGTGATATCGCAAATGAACGTCACCACAATCATATgtaatcaattaataaattagatCGATTTCCAAACCTAGGCAGCTTTGGCGTGAAGGAAAACATCCAAGCGAAACTTAACGAGAAACAAATTAGATTGTATGGTCATACGTTGAGACGACCAATAGAacacataacaaaaaaaggcTCTGAACATACAAGGAAACAGCCCAAAGAAAGCGCGGACGACCCAAAAAAAACGTCACACGAAAAGCAAGCTGATTTTAAGTTTCGACAAATAAAATGTGCTAAAGAAGTAGGTTTCACACAGCAAAGATGCTCGATGAAGACATATCACACATAAAGACGAGCATAtcatataaaactttttaggtaggtagacaaaattattttaaaagtaaaattattggaattttatttaacatttaaatagaATAGTAATtcaattatattgaaaatatatttgtgaaaatcaaattaaattgatattcttaaattaagcaattttcctactttgtttaataatttcaaggtaaactgaaatatttatttatcaatcagttttcaaataaattaatgaactctttttttatcaaaaaattaatttatacaatCGATAAAAAGAGTCGTGATTTTTGACGTctaattatcaaatatttgataGAATGATGATAAAGTATTTTGAACTACTGCGCCCACTTGtataatcaaaaaaagataCGATTTTTTTGCGCAAAACTTCTGGTGCGATCTTCACTCTCATTATTACTGTTgttctattttatatttaaaaatatctcggATGTTCTGCACTTTTTGCACTCCTAAAAACATGAAGATGATATAGtacaaaattccaaaaattattactttttgactttttaataatgCAGATTACCAATAACTACTGAtcaaataagaattaaatgtaaaaagcgACTGACTGATTTTAAGGTAAGTGTATTATGGGCAAGTCAAAAAGCTCAAGATGTGCAATTCTTTAGTACATTACTAGATGCAGTCCACATTCCAATACTATCTCATTTCATCCGTTTTATCTTTTGCCAATGACACCCAAAACTGTGACAGTCTTCACTgtcattgttatttttcattgaaattcaaacaaacattCACACAATTCTCGCCGTtacaacaaacatttattatttacaaatttctaaCAATATATCTTCTAGCTTGTAGTCTTACTCATACTTGGTAATCGTGAATTCCTTagcattattttttctcagtcCGTCTTTCTaacaacattaattttatttttacacaaatatttgttcactACTAGATAAATTTACTAaagatggcaaaaaaaattttttttttcaaacataccACAAATCACTTCATCGTGtggtttttgtttgtatttcgtATTCATTGCACCACCTGAATAGCCGCCGTGTCTTATTCGCCTTACAATTGTTCAAAAACGTGATCATTTATTACAGaatgaatgataaaaatttactaattttgtACAAGTTGCAACCTTGTCCTAagactttttattttctaatccCTTTTGTAGCTCCGTGAAAAGTTGGTCACACATAATTTCTCAGTTTTCGTGATTTGCCctcggaaatatttttctctcatcaacaaatgtaaacaaagaatgtttcttatcatcatcatgtttGTTTATGAGAATTTGACTTGATTGATTGTAGGCATGAAACGCACACTCATGATACGAATCTCATAATTCATCACCGATACGTCATAAGAAGACTTTTCCTTATATTATTTGACTCGCATGACATGACccacatttttgtttatttatttgccgTTAAATATCGAACAACATGCagctcttctttttttttacagtagcCAGTTGGCAACcatgtaaagttttttttttgataaattgtggtttgaattttaaaacaatgatGACAGTAGAATGGGATAAAAGAAAGGAAAGTATTTGAGCTTGTGTCACTTTTTCCGTGAGTTTTTCATCGTAAACAAACACGAAACTCACTCCCTTGGGGGTAATTTCGTCTTTTGATATCGtgtctttaataaattttcttttttttttgtttgaaataccTTATAAGGTAACATCTATATTAAAGCTGATACAATTAGAATAAGGTATAGACAAACAATCAGTGTGTCAGTGGAGcaatttgttcattaaaaaaacaacattgttTTAGTATACTGTAGTGGTAACGTATACACGTATGGAGAAAGACAAAGAATTGCCAGCGGTGAAGAAGAAGTAGTAAAAGAATGACTCAAAAAAAGTCTTTACAGTGATTATTATGTTAATATCGTAAAAATGTGTGTAAGTGAAATACG
The sequence above is drawn from the Culicoides brevitarsis isolate CSIRO-B50_1 chromosome 1, AGI_CSIRO_Cbre_v1, whole genome shotgun sequence genome and encodes:
- the LOC134837500 gene encoding sialate:O-sulfotransferase 1-like encodes the protein MKFLLITALVASALSGSFGESPLPNPYRDQPQLVHVPHGTVCFRTALYNFQQLSRHDQQTICNTLTTTNRVLVDPPYVLPPQQRILVDPPYVVQPPVVQPPVVQPPVVQPPPVVQPTQPPPTTTTPAPKHTAGKYLGCFKDTWERSLKKPILLGDGTSVENCIAACRKEGFVYAGAENGNECFCGNDYPDPTKWPKLDEKVSCNVDCRADKKVKCGGYWTSSIYETGVEITRRES